The Schistocerca piceifrons isolate TAMUIC-IGC-003096 chromosome 5, iqSchPice1.1, whole genome shotgun sequence genome has a segment encoding these proteins:
- the LOC124799007 gene encoding homeobox protein 2-like, whose translation MGDSPGSNVNYQMEYESQKLEFDNYENTQRDNSNRYWKNSNPRRDRKRVWNLDEPHEYRAEEDRRDMHQPNNTDHRRQRNDFYNHRNSQCSNRDRGPREQRRYGNDNYFRRNGGDRDNRNWRGHANYNSERGAHAEYRASSPRDNYGHNNYENQNSYDEGTNQNWKDHRNSNLERGENVEIRPPNPISFNGRKTDYIVEHSDTIVPTTEEKIIDTENTLEYITVKKVKTITAITNDRQPQLLDLQAIKIIIQFHPSVPIYYNH comes from the exons ATGGGTGATAGTCCTGGTTCCAACGTTAATTATCAAATGGAATATGAAAGTCAGA AATTAGAATTTGACAACTATGAAAACACACAAAGAGATAATAGTAATCGGTATTGGAAAAATAGTAATCCGCGGCGTGACCGCAAACGCGTATGGAACTTGGACGAACCTCACGAGTACAGGGCGGAAGAAGATAGGCGCGATATGCATCAACCGAATAACACAGATCATAGACGCCAGAGAAATGATTTTTATAATCATAGGAACTCTCAGTGCAGTAATAGAGATCGCGGACCGCGAGAGCAAAGGCGTTATGGAAATGAcaattattttagaaggaatggtGGCGATAGAGACAACCGAAATTGGCGCGGACACGCAAATTACAATTCGGAACGCGGTGCTCACGCAGAATACAGAGCATCGAGCCCACGTGATAATTATGGCCATAACAATTATGAGAACCAAAACAGTTATGATGAGGGGACAAATCAAAATTGGAAGGATCACAGAAATTCCAATTTAGAGCGTGGCGAAAATGTAGAAATCAGACCACCCAACCCAA TTAGTTTTAATGGAAGAAAAACTGACTACATTGTTGAACATTCTGATACTATTGTTCCAACAACTGAAGAAAAAATAATAGATACAGAAAATACTTTAGAATATATTACAGTTAAGAAAGTAAAAACTATTACAGCGATTACAAATGACAGGCAACCACAGTTGCTAGATCTACAGGCTATAAAA ATAATAATACAATTCCATCCATCAGTGCCAATATATTACAATCATTAA